In the Candidatus Rhodoblastus alkanivorans genome, one interval contains:
- the rpmD gene encoding 50S ribosomal protein L30, translating into MTEAKTITVVQTKSPIGRPAHQRQALVGLKLNKIGRKAVLKDTPAIRGMIEKVAHLVRVEA; encoded by the coding sequence ATGACTGAAGCCAAGACCATCACGGTCGTTCAGACCAAGAGCCCGATCGGCCGTCCGGCCCATCAGCGCCAGGCCCTCGTCGGCCTCAAGCTCAACAAGATCGGCCGCAAGGCGGTGTTGAAGGACACGCCCGCCATTCGCGGCATGATCGAAAAAGTCGCGCATCTCGTGCGCGTCGAAGCCTGA
- the rpsN gene encoding 30S ribosomal protein S14 produces MAKKSKIENNKKRAMLAVQKGAKRLRLRAIAKDRSLSVEERFEATLKLAEMPRNSCINRVRNRCEVTGRPRAYNRKLKMSRIALRELGSKGLIPGLVKSSW; encoded by the coding sequence ATGGCCAAGAAAAGCAAGATCGAGAACAACAAGAAGCGAGCGATGCTCGCGGTGCAGAAGGGCGCCAAGCGCCTGCGCCTGCGCGCGATCGCCAAAGACCGCTCGCTCAGCGTGGAAGAGCGCTTCGAGGCGACCTTGAAGCTCGCGGAAATGCCGCGCAATTCCTGCATCAACCGCGTGCGTAACCGCTGCGAGGTGACGGGCCGTCCGCGCGCCTATAACCGCAAGCTGAAGATGTCGCGCATTGCGCTTCGCGAACTGGGCTCCAAGGGACTGATCCCGGGCCTGGTGAAGTCGAGCTGGTAA
- the rpsE gene encoding 30S ribosomal protein S5 translates to MAREGEGGRGRDRRDEERDSEFVDRLVHINRVAKVVKGGRRFGFAALVVVGDQKGRVGFGHGKAREVPEAIRKATESAKRGLIRVPLREGRTLHHDVNGRHGAGRVILRAAPAGTGIIAGGPMRAVFETLGVHDVVAKSQGSSNPYNMIRATFDALKAEDSPRSVAARRGLKVSVLQSRRPGGEDGTAEG, encoded by the coding sequence ATGGCTCGTGAAGGTGAAGGCGGTCGCGGGCGCGATCGCAGGGATGAAGAACGCGACAGCGAATTCGTGGATCGTCTGGTCCACATCAATCGCGTCGCGAAAGTCGTGAAGGGCGGCCGCCGTTTCGGCTTCGCCGCGCTCGTCGTCGTCGGCGACCAGAAGGGTCGGGTCGGCTTCGGCCATGGCAAGGCGCGCGAAGTGCCGGAAGCCATCCGGAAGGCGACCGAATCGGCCAAACGCGGCCTGATCCGCGTGCCGCTTCGCGAAGGCCGTACGCTGCATCATGACGTCAACGGCCGCCATGGCGCGGGCCGCGTCATTCTGCGCGCGGCGCCTGCCGGCACCGGCATCATCGCCGGCGGCCCGATGCGCGCCGTGTTCGAGACCCTGGGCGTCCATGACGTGGTCGCGAAGTCGCAGGGCTCGTCGAACCCCTACAACATGATCCGCGCCACCTTCGACGCGCTGAAGGCCGAGGATTCGCCCCGCTCCGTCGCCGCGCGCCGCGGTTTGAAGGTTTCGGTGTTGCAATCCCGTCGCCCCGGCGGCGAGGATGGAACGGCCGAAGGCTGA
- the rpsH gene encoding 30S ribosomal protein S8 has protein sequence MAINDPVGDLLTRIRNAQMRRKSSVSTPGSRLRAHVLDVLKDEGYIRGYSVTEYGNGRTDFEIELKYFDGQPVIREISRVSKPGRRVYAAVGALPRVANGLGIAIISTPKGVLADHAARDANVGGEVLATVF, from the coding sequence ATGGCGATCAATGATCCTGTGGGCGATCTGCTCACCCGTATTCGCAACGCCCAGATGCGTCGCAAGTCTTCCGTCTCCACGCCGGGGTCGCGCCTGCGCGCTCATGTCCTCGACGTGCTGAAGGACGAGGGCTATATCCGCGGCTACAGCGTCACGGAATATGGCAACGGCCGCACCGATTTCGAAATCGAGTTGAAATATTTCGACGGTCAGCCGGTCATCCGCGAAATCAGCCGCGTCTCGAAGCCCGGCCGCCGCGTCTATGCGGCGGTGGGCGCACTGCCGCGTGTCGCCAACGGCCTTGGCATTGCGATCATTTCGACCCCGAAGGGCGTTCTCGCGGATCATGCCGCGCGCGACGCCAATGTCGGCGGCGAAGTGCTCGCGACGGTCTTCTGA
- the rplF gene encoding 50S ribosomal protein L6 has translation MSRIGKKPVAVPAGVTAKVEGQKVSVKGAKGELSFVVHDDVQVEMNDNQIKVDPRFETKRARALWGTARAQINNLVVGVTSGFEKKLEITGVGYKAAVAGKNLQLSLGYSHDISYPIPAGIAIATPKPTEITITGIDKKQVGQVAAEIRDYRGPEPYKGKGVRYAGEFIFRKEGKKK, from the coding sequence ATGTCTCGTATCGGCAAGAAGCCCGTGGCCGTCCCGGCCGGCGTCACCGCCAAGGTCGAGGGCCAGAAGGTCTCCGTCAAGGGCGCCAAGGGCGAACTGTCCTTCGTCGTCCATGACGACGTTCAGGTTGAAATGAACGACAACCAGATCAAGGTCGACCCCCGCTTTGAAACCAAGCGCGCGCGCGCGCTTTGGGGCACGGCGCGGGCCCAGATCAACAATCTGGTGGTCGGCGTGACCTCGGGCTTCGAGAAGAAGCTCGAAATCACCGGTGTGGGCTACAAGGCGGCGGTCGCGGGCAAGAACCTGCAATTGTCGCTCGGCTATAGCCACGACATCAGTTATCCGATACCGGCGGGCATCGCGATCGCGACGCCGAAGCCGACGGAAATCACCATCACCGGCATCGACAAGAAACAGGTCGGCCAGGTCGCCGCCGAAATCCGCGATTATCGCGGCCCCGAGCCCTATAAGGGCAAGGGCGTCAGATATGCCGGCGAATTCATCTTCCGCAAGGAAGGCAAGAAGAAGTAA
- the rplR gene encoding 50S ribosomal protein L18, whose product MAQDKSSESRRKARVRRTLRARAYGKPRLSVFRSSKQIYAQVIDDEKGVTVASASTLEKDNRAALKTGANVEAAKTIGKLLAERAVAAGVTEVVFDRGAYMYHGRVKALAEGAREGGLQF is encoded by the coding sequence ATGGCTCAGGATAAATCCTCCGAAAGCCGCCGCAAGGCGCGCGTTCGCCGCACCCTCCGCGCCCGCGCCTATGGCAAGCCGCGGCTGTCGGTCTTCCGTTCGTCGAAGCAGATCTACGCTCAGGTCATCGACGACGAGAAGGGCGTCACCGTCGCTTCGGCGTCCACGCTGGAGAAGGACAATCGCGCCGCGCTCAAGACCGGCGCCAATGTCGAGGCTGCAAAGACGATCGGCAAATTGCTCGCCGAGCGCGCGGTCGCGGCGGGCGTCACCGAGGTGGTGTTCGATCGCGGCGCCTATATGTACCACGGCCGCGTCAAGGCTCTGGCCGAAGGCGCGCGCGAAGGAGGTCTGCAGTTCTGA
- the rplO gene encoding 50S ribosomal protein L15 has product MKLNGISDNPGASKERMRVGRGIGSGKGKTGGRGVKGQKARTGVAIKGFEGGQMPLHRRLPKRGFWNPFSVDYNEVNLGRIQQAVEAGKLDANAPVTLETLLAAGVISKPRDGVKILGNGELTAKLTFEVAAASKSAVAAIEKAGGAIKLPAAVETAGA; this is encoded by the coding sequence ATGAAGCTCAACGGCATTTCCGACAATCCCGGCGCCTCCAAGGAGCGCATGCGGGTCGGCCGCGGCATCGGCTCCGGCAAGGGCAAGACCGGCGGCCGCGGCGTCAAGGGCCAGAAGGCCCGCACCGGCGTCGCCATCAAGGGTTTCGAAGGCGGCCAGATGCCCCTGCATCGCCGTCTGCCCAAGCGCGGCTTCTGGAATCCCTTCTCCGTGGATTACAATGAAGTCAATCTCGGTCGCATCCAGCAGGCCGTCGAAGCCGGCAAGCTCGACGCCAATGCGCCCGTGACGCTCGAAACCCTGCTCGCCGCCGGCGTGATCTCCAAGCCGCGCGACGGCGTGAAGATCCTCGGCAACGGCGAATTGACCGCCAAGCTGACCTTCGAGGTCGCCGCCGCGTCGAAATCGGCGGTTGCCGCGATCGAGAAGGCTGGCGGCGCGATCAAGCTTCCGGCAGCCGTCGAAACGGCCGGCGCCTGA